Proteins encoded in a region of the Saccharomyces eubayanus strain FM1318 chromosome V, whole genome shotgun sequence genome:
- the COG3 gene encoding Golgi transport complex subunit COG3, producing MGRSRRDSLVRDIASHPATAETQSIVGLLDDSYLFDKLKTLSLAVENSEDLQTVSDSDSRIDDNESEPVSSVNGSKTDKYSYYNAYLDQLNTKIDEYKVVLDQTRQVNDQLNGSIERFHKIAQDTGVFIDETKTIHEKQSKLSHLSESIPRTLHYFEALDPIMRRLNHATSPAIVKKGSFTSMLATIDESLHFLDENSQFKDAAAYRIKFKQCLIRACELVSHFLQNLLKQTNQEILDKTKNKNSLSGLPSSTRDAFLYSKFSTIAETFKSQASEIVKRVNDKAYYRYHDELNSILYECFNHYFQTRLKLLTPVIWTHIDDIIVKDKDLDLVKFIQDGKAYFQQLCTDEYKLFVEFFPEKECRFKINQWFLQLCEPLYDSIRIRVLKETDISTLCDSVTLFAPYYEFEEGSEEYLRQFTDIQYDKLFEPIVHKVQARLILRVQIYVQQNILSYKPSRDVFMISNRRKNPKANSNDGDKRTTNAKNGSDPLLDSYLSSLKTRNILSISDDDADEKYINSEETTDRITQLQTYYPPLLKTLALLSKIYEMINSVVFDDMAHHIVHDCIISLRKAYDMVIRSSAGKSDINNLDVSLAYLKNLLMLRDSIQNFNIQYTVNETYLDFSGVEGFFKSLKENGRNVLKKTNSSTILTLARELVPKVVNNMVDARTELISELRNVIKDFTEKTSLELIDDTLDISNGEDLSSRNLKLRENIKARLPRIYEQILNYIDDQDIVVNLLDAVQELITQSYSKYYENISEMAENGELGKDQIADVMYLDVFADFFAKEVAEILKNDGMNTQTR from the coding sequence ATGGGGAGAAGTAGGAGAGATTCGTTGGTCCGGGACATTGCGTCCCATCCGGCGACGGCAGAAACTCAGAGCATTGTGGGCTTATTGGACGATTCTTACCTATTCGACAAGTTAAAAACACTGTCACTGGCGGTAGAGAATTCAGAGGACTTGCAAACGGTCAGTGACTCAGACAGCCGGATAGACGATAATGAGTCCGAACCTGTGTCTTCTGTAAACGGAAGCAAGACAGACAAGTACTCGTATTACAACGCCTACTTGGATCAATTGAACACGAAGATTGATGAGTACAAGGTCGTTCTTGACCAGACACGCCAGGTCAATGACCAATTGAACGGGTCCATCGAGAGATTCCATAAAATTGCTCAGGATACCGGCGTGTTTATCGATGAAACGAAGACAATCCACGAAAAGCAGTCGAAACTGAGCCATTTAAGCGAGTCCATCCCCAGGACTTTGCACTATTTTGAAGCTTTGGACCCCATAATGCGGCGTTTAAACCATGCGACTTCCCCCGCTATCGTCAAGAAAGGCTCTTTCACTTCGATGTTGGCCACGATAGATGAatctttgcattttttggACGAGAATAGTCAATTCAAAGACGCTGCGGCCTACAGAATTAAGTTTAAGCAATGTTTGATTAGGGCCTGTGAATTGGTTTCccattttttgcaaaacttGTTAAAACAGacaaatcaagaaattttagataaaacaaaaaataaaaactcaTTGTCTGGACTACCGTCGAGTACAAGAGATGCGTTCTTGTATAGTAAGTTCTCCACAATAGCTgaaactttcaaaagcCAGGCGAGTGAAATTGTCAAGAGAGTCAATGACAAGGCGTATTATAGGTATCACGACGAATTGAATTCTATTCTCTATGAATGCTTCAATCACTATTTCCAGACTCGTTTGAAACTATTAACGCCTGTCATTTGGACACATATTGACGATATTATCGTTAAGGATAAAGATCTCGACTTAGTCAAGTTTATTCAGGACGGTAAAGCTTACTTCCAACAGCTATGCACGGATGAATATAAGCTTTTCGTCGAGTTCTTCCctgaaaaagaatgtcGTTTTAAGATCAACCAATGGTTCTTACAGTTATGCGAGCCACTTTATGATTCCATAAGAATCAGAGTCTTGAAAGAGACAGATATTTCGACCTTGTGTGACTCTGTGACTTTGTTTGCCCCATACTATGAGTTTGAAGAAGGTTCTGAAGAGTATTTGAGGCAATTTACCGATATTCAATACGATAAATTGTTTGAACCAATTGTTCACAAGGTTCAAGCTAGATTGATTTTGAGGGTTCAGATTTACGTTCAACAGAATATTCTCAGCTATAAGCCTTCAAGGGACGTTTTTATGATTTCAAATAGAAGGAAAAATCCAAAGGCCAACTCAAATGATGGCGACAAGAGGACAACCAATGCCAAAAACGGTTCAGATCCTTTGTTAGATTCTTATTTGTCTTCTCTCAAAACTAGAAATATTCTATCCATTTCCGACGATGATGCAGATGAGAAGTACATTAATTCGGAAGAAACAACCGATAGAATTACACAATTGCAAACTTACTATCCACCCCTGTTAAAGACCCTGGCTCTGTTGTCTAAAATTTATGAAATGATCAACTCCGTGGTGTTTGATGATATGGCCCATCATATAGTTCACGATTGTATCATATCTTTGAGAAAAGCTTACGATATGGTAATTAGATCATCGGCAGGGAAATCAGATATCAACAATCTCGATGTTTCATTGGCGTACTTGAAAAACCTATTGATGTTGCGTGACTCCATACAAAATTTTAATATTCAATATACCGTTAATGAAACTTACCTGGATTTTTCTGGTGTGGAaggatttttcaaatcgctcaaagaaaatggtagAAAtgtgttgaagaaaacaaactcaTCCACGATTTTGACTTTAGCAAGGGAATTGGTCCCCAAAGTTGTAAACAATATGGTGGATGCACGTACAGAACTAATCTCCGAGTTGAGAAATGTCATAAAGGACTTTACTGAAAAAACCTCTTTAGAACTTATTGATGATACTTTGGATATCAGCAACGGCGAAGATTTatcatcaagaaatttaaaATTAAGGGAAAATATAAAAGCCAGGTTGCCCAGAATATACGAACAAATATTGAATTACATCGACGATCAAGATATTGTTGTCAACCTATTAGATGCTGTGCAAGAGTTAATCACGCAGTCCTATTCTAAATATTATGAAAATATAAGTGAAATGGCGGAAAACGGGGAATTAGGTAAGGATCAAATTGCCGATGTTATGTATTTAGATGTCTTTGCGGATTTTTTTGCCAAAGAAGTGGCAGAAATTCTAAAAAATGATGGCATGAACACCCAAACAAGGTAA
- the BUR6 gene encoding negative cofactor 2 transcription regulator complex subunit BUR6: MEQIPITTQLPPIKPEHEVSLDAGEAAANHPASSSPNNGELRDVFDRIKTHFPPAKVKKIMQTDEDIGKVSQATPVIAGRSLEFFIALLVKKSGDMARDQGTKRITADILKKTILNDEKFDFLREGVCAEESQAQEEEESA; encoded by the coding sequence ATGGAGCAAATACCAATAACAACACAGCTGCCACCTATAAAACCGGAACATGAGGTGTCACTGGACGCCGGAGAAGCTGCAGCAAATCATCCGGCCAGTAGCTCGCCCAACAACGGCGAGTTAAGGGACGTGTTCGACAGAATAAAGACGCACTTCCCACCCGCCaaggtgaagaagataatgCAAACGGACGAAGATATAGGCAAGGTGTCGCAAGCCACACCAGTAATAGCGGGTAGGTCGCTAGAGTTCTTCATAGCGCTgttggtgaaaaaaagcGGGGACATGGCAAGAGATCAAGGAACCAAGAGAATAACCGCCGAcatattgaagaagacgataCTAAACGACGAAAAGTTCGATTTTCTAAGAGAGGGGGTGTGTGCGGAAGAAAGCCAAGCAcaggaggaagaagagagcGCATAA
- the SPT2 gene encoding Spt2p translates to MSFLSKLSQIRKSTTGSTPKVQNVLPKKNDEDYSLLPKNYIRDEDPAVNRLKELRRQELLKNAALVKKSGVKRKRGTSSGPEKKRKERNDEDEGGLGIRFKRSIGSSHAPLKPAVRKKPEPVKKMSFEELMKQAESNEKQPSKTKSPEPVATERPRLNKPGFKSSKKPLKKASPGLASRGTPSRGDSMKLPEQNRPVKLNLPTNGFAQPNRRLKEKLDSRKQRSRYQDDYYEEDNDMDDFIEDDEDEEEAHRSRSKHNDGPGYDRDEIWAMFNRGKKRSEYAYDDLEDDDMEANEMEILEEEEAARKMARLEDKREEAWLKKHEQEKKRRKKDIR, encoded by the coding sequence ATGAGCTTTCTTTCCAAGCTTTCACAAATTCGAAAATCAACAACAGGATCCACACCCAAAGTACAAAATGTATTACCGAAGAAAAATGACGAGGACTATTCTTTACTACCCaaaaattatataagagaCGAGGACCCCGCTGTAAATAGATTAAAGGAACTAAGGCGGCAGGAGTTGCTAAAGAATGCAGCCCTGGTTAAGAAGAGTGGAGTAAAACGGAAACGCGGTACCTCATCTGGaccagaaaagaaaagaaaagagaggaatgatgaagatgaaggtGGTCTCGGGATCAGATTCAAGAGATCTATTGGGTCTAGTCATGCCCCACTTAAACCAGCAGTGAGAAAGAAACCAGAGCCTGTCAAGAAGATGTCATTCGAAGAGCTGATGAAACAAGCAGAATCCAACGAAAAACAgccttcaaaaacaaagtcACCGGAACCTGTTGCTACGGAGCGCCCACGCCTCAATAAACCAGGTTTtaaaagttcaaaaaaaccacTAAAGAAAGCCTCTCCTGGTTTAGCATCGCGTGGGACACCATCAAGGGGCGATAGCATGAAATTACCAGAGCAAAACAGGCCTGTTAAGCTCAATCTTCCTACGAATGGATTCGCGCAACCTAATAGGagattgaaagaaaagttggATTCCAGAAAGCAAAGATCCAGATATCAAGATGATTATTAcgaagaagataatgatATGGATGATTTTAtagaagatgacgaagatgaagaggaagccCATCGTAGCAGATCAAAGCATAACGATGGCCCCGGATATGATCGTGATGAAATTTGGGCAATGTTTAATAGAGGTAAAAAGCGCTCAGAATATGCTTACGATGATCTTGAGGATGACGATATGGAGGCTAATGAAATGGAAATtctagaagaagaggaagctGCAAGAAAAATGGCGAGATTAGAAGATAAACGTGAAGAAGCATGGTTAAAGAAGCATgaacaagagaagaaacGTCGCAAGAAGGACATTCGCTGA
- the RAD4 gene encoding Rad4p, giving the protein MNDNLPKEYFELIRKVLKEKETDNAPLQRRRGLRRRNQALPDAKKFKKGLNEPPGESVVSVNLDSSDNDIITVTSDDSIEEIQSSEQEEREDDYDSEDFEDVTDENEANGVGDISVEIKPPSKITSTAKRVNRNICSNDERKRRKYFHMLYLLCLMVHGSIRNEWINSKRLSRKLSNLVPERVFELLHPQRDEELPLRSTRKLLDGLKKCMELWQKHWKITKKYDNIGFYMRTWKEVDKSNKNRKFKTLTKSNFLKAVDKGHGDPDVSAQGFVAMLRACNVNARLIMSCQPPDFTNMKIDTSLDSDIAYRDMVKYPIFWCEVWDKFAKKWITIDPVNLKTIEQVRLRSKLAPKGVASCERNMLRYVIGYDRKDGCRDVTRRYAQWMNSKVRKRRITKDEFGEQWFLKAITTLHRRKRTKIDDYEDQYFFQRDEGEGIPDSVQDLKNHPYYVLEQDIKQTQIIKPGCKECGYLKVHGKIGKVLKVYAKRDIMDLKSARQWYMEGRILKTGCRCKKVIKKNVGRIKGDVEKEDERLYSWDDTEVYIPPLATGNGEITKNTFGNIEVFAPTMIPANCCLIESPVAIKAARFLGVEFAPAVTSFKFERGNSVKPVLSGIVIAKWLREAVEAAIDGIEFVQEDDNRKDHLLGALERWNTLLLKLRIRSKLNTTYGKISEQGPGITNEEDVEENDDNNEDFVRGGFLPGAVNQEPPEYNEYSEPEDSLEYAPIDEGMESAAEEGLAEDYSDFMKELEMSEGND; this is encoded by the coding sequence ATGAATGACAACCTGCCGAAGGAGTACTTCGAACTAATACGGAAAGTTCttaaagagaaagaaaccGATAATGCGCCTTTGCAAAGACGAAGGGGACTAAGAAGGAGAAACCAGGCCCTACCGGATGCCAAAAAGTTTAAAAAAGGTTTGAATGAACCACCGGGAGAAAGCGTCGTTAGTGTAAACTTGGACTCTTCGGATAATGATATTATAACAGTGACATCGGATGACAGTATAGAGGAAATTCAATCATcggaacaagaagaaagagaagatgaCTATGATTCTGAAGATTTCGAAGATGTCACAGATGAAAACGAGGCAAACGGTGTAGGAGATATCTCCGTTGAAATCAAACCCCCTAGTAAGATCACCAGCACCGCCAAAAGGGTAAACCGCAACATATGTTCTAATGATGAGcggaaaagaagaaaatactTCCACATGCTATATCTACTTTGCCTGATGGTTCACGGGTCCATACGGAACGAATGGATTAACAGTAAGCGTTTATCCAGAAAACTGAGTAACCTGGTACCTGAGAGAGTGTTTGAGTTACTGCATCCTCAAAGGGATGAAGAGCTCCCACTTAGAAGCACCAGAAAATTATTGGATGGGTTAAAGAAATGTATGGAATTGTGGCAAAAACACTGGAAAATTACTAAAAAGTACGATAATATTGGGTTTTACATGAGGACATGGAAGGAAGTTGATAAGAGCAACAAGAatagaaaattcaaaacattgACGAAATcgaattttttaaaggcAGTCGACAAAGGTCATGGAGATCCTGATGTTTCCGCACAGGGCTTCGTTGCGATGCTAAGGGCTTGCAACGTCAACGCACGGCTCATTATGTCATGTCAACCTCCAGATTTTACCAATATGAAAATTGACACTTCTTTGGATAGCGACATTGCCTATAGAGATATGGTAAAATACCCAATTTTTTGGTGTGAAGTATGGGATAAGTTTGCCAAGAAATGGATAACCATTGACCCGGTAAACCTTAAGACCATTGAACAGGTTAGATTGCGTTCTAAGCTCGCGCCAAAAGGAGTGGCGAGCTGTGAAAGAAATATGCTGAGGTACGTGATTGGTTACGATCGCAAGGACGGTTGTAGAGATGTCACTCGTAGATACGCTCAATGGATGAACTCAAAAgtaaggaaaagaaggattACTAAAGACGAGTTTGGCGAACAGTGGTTCCTAAAAGCAATAACTACGCTTCACCGCAGGAAGAGAACCAAGATCGACGATTATGAAGACcaatacttttttcaaagagatGAAGGTGAAGGCATCCCAGACTCAGTACAGGATTTAAAAAACCATCCATATTATgtgttggaacaagataTCAAACAAACTCAAATCATAAAGCCTGGTTGCAAAGAGTGCGGCTATTTAAAAGTGCATGGAAAAATCGGTAAAGTATTAAAGGTATACGCAAAAAGGGACATTATGGATTTAAAAAGTGCCAGACAGTGGTATATGGAAGGCCGAATCTTAAAGACTGGCTGTAGGTGCAAAAAGGTgattaagaaaaatgttGGGAGAATCAAGGGGGATgtggaaaaggaagacgAAAGGTTGTATAGTTGGGACGATACGGAAGTATATATTCCACCATTGGCGACCGGAAATGGGGAGATTACTAAGAACACATTTGGAAATATCGAGGTTTTTGCACCCACAATGATACCTGCCAACTGCTGTCTAATTGAAAGCCCTGTGGCCATTAAAGCCGCTAGGTTTTTAGGGGTGGAGTTTGCTCCTGCTGTAACTTCTTTCAAGTTCGAACGTGGAAATTCAGTTAAGCCAGTCCTAAGCGGTATTGTTATTGCAAAGTGGCTTAGAGAAGCTGTTGAGGCCGCTATTGATGGAATAGAGTTTGTTCAAGAAGACGATAACAGGAAGGATCATTTGCTTGGGGCGTTGGAACGTTGGAACACATTGCTGTTAAAACTGCGTATTCGTAGTAAACTCAACACTACATATGGTAAGATCTCGGAACAAGGACCCGGCATTActaacgaagaagatgttgaagaaaatgatgacAATAATGAGGATTTTGTGAGAGGTGGATTCCTACCAGGCGCGGTAAATCAAGAGCCACCGGAGTACAATGAGTACTCGGAGCCAGAGGACAGTCTGGAGTATGCTCCTATTGACGAAGGTATGGAAAGTGCTGCAGAAGAGGGCCTTGCAGAAGATTATTCGGATTTCATGAAAGAACTAGAAATGTCGGAAGGAAATGActga